The Micromonospora krabiensis genome window below encodes:
- the sufD gene encoding Fe-S cluster assembly protein SufD — protein sequence MTTQASAPPTTKSQALRSYDVADFPALTGLEEEWRFTPLKRLRGLTGEAQTATGTVRHEHGDLPEGVTVTRVGKDDPRVGSVLTPFDRVSALAYGGAEQALLIQVAREALVAEPVTVRVVGGGADGVAFGHSVVEVGRFAEVTLVLEHVGSATLADNVEVTVADGAKLTLVTVADWADDAVQAQHLKVKLGRDAKVIHVQVSLGGDLVRQYTSVEYTDRGGEAELYGVYFADSGQHLEHRQLVDHSVSDCRSYVGYRGALQGESAHTVWVGDVLIRAEATGTDTYEINRNLLLTDGARADSVPNLEIETGEIAGAGHASATGRFDDEQLFYLMARGIPEAEARRLVVRGFFAELINKIPVEELRDRLGAAIEDRLAKAGA from the coding sequence ATGACTACCCAGGCTTCCGCGCCGCCCACGACCAAGTCGCAGGCGCTCCGCTCGTACGACGTCGCCGACTTCCCGGCCCTCACCGGCCTGGAGGAGGAGTGGCGGTTCACCCCGCTCAAGCGCCTGCGCGGTCTGACCGGCGAGGCGCAGACGGCGACCGGCACGGTCCGGCACGAGCACGGTGACCTGCCGGAGGGCGTCACCGTGACCCGGGTCGGCAAGGACGACCCGCGGGTGGGCAGCGTGCTCACCCCGTTCGACCGGGTCAGCGCCCTGGCCTACGGCGGGGCCGAGCAGGCGCTGCTGATCCAGGTGGCGCGGGAGGCGCTGGTCGCCGAGCCGGTGACCGTGCGGGTGGTCGGTGGCGGCGCCGACGGGGTGGCCTTCGGGCACAGCGTCGTCGAGGTGGGCCGCTTCGCCGAGGTGACGCTCGTGCTGGAGCACGTCGGCTCGGCCACGCTGGCCGACAACGTCGAGGTGACCGTGGCCGACGGCGCGAAGCTCACGCTGGTCACCGTCGCCGACTGGGCCGACGACGCGGTGCAGGCGCAGCACCTGAAGGTGAAGCTGGGCCGGGACGCCAAGGTGATCCACGTGCAGGTGAGCCTGGGCGGCGACCTGGTCCGGCAGTACACCTCGGTCGAGTACACCGACCGCGGCGGCGAGGCCGAGCTGTACGGCGTCTACTTCGCCGACTCCGGCCAGCACCTGGAGCACCGTCAGTTGGTCGACCACTCGGTGTCGGACTGCCGCAGCTACGTCGGTTACCGGGGTGCCCTGCAGGGCGAGAGCGCGCACACGGTCTGGGTCGGTGACGTGCTGATCCGGGCCGAGGCCACCGGCACCGACACGTACGAGATCAACCGGAACCTGCTGCTCACCGACGGCGCCCGGGCCGACTCCGTACCCAACCTGGAGATCGAGACCGGCGAGATCGCCGGCGCCGGCCACGCGAGCGCGACCGGCCGCTTCGACGACGAGCAGCTGTTCTACCTGATGGCCCGGGGCATCCCGGAGGCCGAGGCCCGCCGCCTGGTGGTCCGCGGCTTCTTCGCCGAGCTGATCAACAAGATCCCGGTCGAGGAGCTGCGCGACCGGCTCGGCGCGGCGATCGAGGACCGCCTCGCCAAGGCTGGAGCCTGA
- a CDS encoding non-heme iron oxygenase ferredoxin subunit: MIKICSTEDVPKGTAISADVDGTQIALVHAEDDGFYAVYDECSHAAVALSEGEVDGCTLECWLHGSRFDLRTGEPTGLPATEPVPVYPVEVRDGDVYVSLTPSNGVTR, from the coding sequence ATGATCAAGATCTGCTCCACCGAGGACGTCCCGAAGGGCACCGCGATCAGCGCGGATGTCGACGGCACCCAGATCGCCCTGGTGCACGCCGAGGACGACGGGTTCTACGCCGTGTACGACGAGTGCTCGCACGCCGCCGTCGCCCTCTCCGAGGGTGAGGTCGACGGCTGCACGCTGGAGTGCTGGCTCCACGGCTCCCGTTTCGACCTGCGCACCGGCGAGCCGACCGGGCTGCCCGCCACCGAACCCGTTCCCGTCTACCCCGTCGAAGTCCGCGACGGCGATGTCTACGTCAGCCTGACGCCGAGCAATGGAGTGACCCGATAA
- the sufB gene encoding Fe-S cluster assembly protein SufB, with product MTEQIVQPLTQEEQLAALGRYEYGWADPDVAGAAAQRGLNEAVVRDISAKKNEPAWMLDLRLKGLRLFDRKPMPAWGADLTGIDFDNIKYFVRSTEKQATSWEDLPEDIKNTYDRLGIPEAEKQRLVAGVAAQYESEVVYHKIREDLEEQGVIFLDTDTALREHEDLFKEYFGTVIPVGDNKFAALNTSVWSGGSFIYVPKGVHVEIPLQAYFRINTENMGQFERTLIIVDEGAYVHYVEGCTAPLYSSDSLHSAVVEIIVKKNARCRYTTIQNWSNNVYNLVTKRATCAEGATMEWVDGNIGSKVTMKYPAVYMLGEHAKGEVLSVAMAGEGQHQDAGAKMVHAAPHTSSTIVSKSIARGGGRTSYRGLVQVLEGSHHSRSTVKCDALLVDTISRSDTYPYVDIREDDVAMGHEATVSKVSEDQLFYLMSRGLSEDEAMAMIVRGFIEPIAKELPMEYALELNRLIELQMEGAVG from the coding sequence TCGTCCAGCCCCTGACCCAGGAGGAGCAGCTCGCCGCCCTGGGCCGCTACGAGTACGGCTGGGCCGACCCGGACGTCGCCGGGGCCGCCGCCCAGCGTGGCCTCAACGAGGCGGTGGTGCGGGACATCTCGGCCAAGAAGAACGAGCCGGCCTGGATGCTCGACCTGCGGCTGAAGGGCCTGCGGCTGTTCGACCGCAAGCCGATGCCGGCCTGGGGCGCCGACCTCACCGGGATCGACTTCGACAACATCAAGTACTTCGTCCGGTCGACGGAGAAGCAGGCCACCAGCTGGGAGGACCTGCCCGAGGACATCAAGAACACCTACGACCGGCTGGGCATCCCCGAGGCGGAGAAGCAGCGGCTGGTCGCCGGTGTCGCGGCGCAGTACGAGTCCGAGGTCGTCTACCACAAGATCCGTGAGGACCTCGAGGAGCAGGGCGTCATCTTCCTCGACACCGACACGGCGCTGCGCGAGCACGAGGACCTCTTCAAGGAGTACTTCGGCACGGTCATCCCGGTGGGTGACAACAAGTTCGCCGCGCTGAACACCTCCGTGTGGTCCGGCGGCTCGTTCATCTACGTGCCGAAGGGCGTGCACGTGGAGATCCCGCTGCAGGCCTACTTCCGGATCAACACGGAGAACATGGGCCAGTTCGAGCGGACCCTGATCATCGTCGACGAGGGCGCGTACGTGCACTACGTCGAGGGCTGCACCGCGCCGCTCTACTCCTCCGACTCGCTGCACAGCGCGGTCGTCGAGATCATCGTCAAGAAGAACGCCCGGTGCCGCTACACGACCATCCAGAACTGGTCGAACAACGTCTACAACCTGGTCACCAAGCGGGCCACCTGCGCCGAGGGCGCGACCATGGAGTGGGTCGACGGCAACATCGGCTCCAAGGTCACCATGAAGTACCCGGCGGTCTACATGCTCGGCGAGCACGCCAAGGGCGAGGTGCTGTCGGTGGCCATGGCCGGCGAGGGCCAGCACCAGGACGCCGGGGCCAAGATGGTGCACGCCGCGCCGCACACCAGCAGCACGATCGTGTCGAAGTCGATCGCCCGGGGCGGCGGCCGCACCTCCTACCGGGGCCTGGTCCAGGTGCTGGAGGGCTCGCACCACAGCCGCAGCACGGTCAAGTGCGACGCGCTGCTGGTCGACACCATCTCCCGCTCGGACACCTACCCGTACGTCGACATCCGTGAGGACGACGTGGCGATGGGGCACGAGGCGACCGTCTCCAAGGTCAGCGAGGACCAGCTCTTCTACCTGATGAGCCGGGGCCTGTCCGAGGACGAGGCGATGGCGATGATCGTGCGCGGCTTCATCGAGCCGATCGCCAAGGAGCTTCCGATGGAGTACGCCCTGGAGCTCAACCGCCTGATCGAGCTCCAGATGGAGGGCGCGGTCGGCTGA
- a CDS encoding cysteine desulfurase, translating into MTTIAIPPGMPQYDDVPRYDVEKVRADFPILDREINGHRLVYLDSANTSHKPRQVLDVLAEHYARHNANVSRSVHTLGTEATEAYEGARAKVAAFINAPSPDEVVFTKNSTEAINIVAYAFSNASLRPDADPRFRLGPGDEVVISEMEHHSNIVPWQLLCERTGATLRWFPVTDQGRLDESGLDDLVTERTKIVSLVHMSNILGTVNATARITERVRQVGALLLLDCSQSVPHLPMDVVDYDADFIVFTGHKMCGPTGIGVLWGRAELLAAMPPVFGGGSMIETVTMAGSTYAAPPARFEAGTPPIAEAVALGAAVDYLSGIGMKAIQWHEKELTAYALDALATVPDLRIFGPTVPVGRGGTISFALGDVHPHDVGQVLDSLGVQVRVGHHCARPVCTRFGVPATTRASFYLYTTTAEIDALVGGLEQVRKVFG; encoded by the coding sequence ATGACCACCATCGCGATCCCCCCGGGGATGCCCCAGTACGACGACGTGCCCCGGTACGACGTGGAGAAGGTGCGCGCCGACTTCCCGATCCTCGACCGGGAGATCAACGGGCACCGGCTGGTCTATCTCGACAGCGCCAACACCTCGCACAAGCCGCGGCAGGTGCTCGACGTGCTCGCCGAGCACTACGCCCGGCACAACGCGAACGTGTCCCGCTCGGTGCACACACTCGGCACCGAGGCCACCGAGGCGTACGAGGGCGCCCGGGCGAAGGTCGCCGCGTTCATCAACGCGCCGAGCCCGGACGAGGTGGTGTTCACCAAGAACTCCACCGAGGCGATCAACATCGTGGCGTACGCGTTCTCCAACGCGTCGCTGCGCCCGGATGCCGACCCGCGATTCCGCCTCGGCCCCGGTGACGAGGTGGTGATCTCCGAGATGGAGCATCACTCGAACATCGTGCCGTGGCAGCTGCTGTGCGAGCGCACGGGCGCGACCCTGCGCTGGTTCCCGGTCACCGACCAGGGCCGGCTGGACGAGTCGGGCCTGGACGACCTGGTCACCGAACGGACGAAGATCGTCTCGCTGGTGCACATGTCGAACATCCTCGGCACGGTGAACGCCACCGCCCGGATCACCGAGCGGGTCCGGCAGGTGGGGGCGCTGCTGCTGCTGGACTGCTCGCAGTCGGTGCCGCACCTGCCGATGGACGTGGTCGACTACGACGCCGACTTCATCGTCTTCACCGGTCACAAGATGTGCGGCCCGACCGGCATCGGCGTGCTCTGGGGCCGCGCCGAGCTGCTGGCGGCCATGCCGCCGGTGTTCGGCGGCGGCTCGATGATCGAGACGGTGACGATGGCCGGCTCCACGTACGCGGCGCCGCCGGCCCGGTTCGAGGCGGGCACCCCGCCGATCGCCGAGGCGGTGGCGCTCGGCGCCGCGGTGGACTACCTGTCCGGCATCGGGATGAAGGCCATCCAGTGGCACGAGAAGGAGCTGACGGCGTACGCGCTGGACGCCCTCGCCACGGTGCCCGACCTGCGGATCTTCGGCCCGACGGTGCCGGTGGGCCGGGGCGGCACCATCTCCTTCGCCCTCGGCGACGTGCACCCGCACGACGTCGGGCAGGTGCTCGACTCGCTCGGCGTGCAGGTGCGGGTGGGTCACCACTGCGCCCGCCCGGTCTGCACCCGCTTCGGGGTGCCGGCCACGACGCGGGCCTCGTTCTACCTCTACACCACCACTGCGGAGATCGACGCTCTGGTGGGCGGTCTGGAGCAGGTGCGGAAGGTGTTCGGCTGA
- the sufC gene encoding Fe-S cluster assembly ATPase SufC translates to MSTLEIRDLKVSVKLPEGELKPILAGVDLTVKSGETHAIMGPNGSGKSTLAYSIAGHPKYEITGGTVTLDGEDVLAMSVDERARAGLFLAMQYPVEVPGVSVANFLRTAKTAIDGEAPKLRTWGGELRGAMERLQMDPAFAQRNVNEGFSGGEKKRHEIVQLELLKPKMAILDETDSGLDVDALRVVSEGVNRVRDTGDTGLLLITHYTRILRYIKPDFVHVFVAGRIVEQGGPELADKLEEEGYERYVAGAGSARA, encoded by the coding sequence ATGAGCACCCTGGAGATCCGCGACCTGAAGGTGTCGGTCAAGCTGCCCGAGGGTGAGCTCAAGCCGATCCTGGCCGGCGTCGACCTGACCGTGAAGTCGGGCGAGACCCACGCCATCATGGGCCCGAACGGCTCCGGCAAGTCCACCCTGGCGTACTCCATCGCCGGCCACCCCAAGTACGAGATCACCGGCGGCACGGTGACCCTCGACGGCGAGGACGTGCTGGCCATGTCCGTCGACGAGCGGGCCCGCGCCGGTCTCTTCCTGGCCATGCAGTACCCGGTCGAGGTGCCCGGCGTCTCGGTGGCGAACTTCCTGCGGACCGCCAAGACGGCCATCGACGGCGAGGCCCCGAAGCTGCGCACGTGGGGCGGCGAGCTGCGCGGCGCCATGGAGCGGCTGCAGATGGACCCGGCGTTCGCCCAGCGCAACGTCAACGAGGGCTTCTCCGGCGGCGAGAAGAAGCGCCATGAGATCGTGCAGTTGGAGCTGCTCAAGCCGAAGATGGCCATCCTCGACGAGACCGACTCCGGCCTCGACGTGGACGCGCTGCGCGTGGTCAGCGAGGGCGTCAACCGGGTCCGCGACACCGGCGACACCGGCCTGCTGCTGATCACCCACTACACGCGGATCCTGCGCTACATCAAGCCCGACTTCGTGCACGTGTTCGTCGCCGGCCGGATCGTCGAGCAGGGCGGCCCCGAGCTGGCCGACAAGCTCGAGGAAGAGGGCTACGAGCGGTACGTCGCCGGGGCCGGTTCGGCGCGGGCCTGA